The following coding sequences are from one Arthrobacter sp. 24S4-2 window:
- a CDS encoding trehalose-6-phosphate synthase, whose amino-acid sequence MHTTHREKPDAEAGGQPTPEGNHAAASLYDFMVVSNRLPVDRCAPEDSGCEDGWRRSPGGLVTALAPMMTKTDGAWVGWHGAPDETITPFSHGGMDLVPVQLSNDDVELYYEGFSNATLWPLYHDVIAPPEFHRTWWDSYRKVNRRFADAVVQHADHGATIWVQDYQLQLVPKMLREARPDLKIGFFNHIPFPPPEIFAQLPWRRAIIDGLLGADLVGFQRSSDAGNFMRSARRFLGASVKQQQVHVKGANGETTHIARAQAFPISIDVKQISELARKPEIIERAQQIRRDLGSPKTILLGVDRLDYTKGIRHRLKAYEELLADGKVTVEDAALIQVASPSRERVEQYRLLREEVEGTVGHINGTYDTMQNTAVRYLHHSYPVEEMVALYLAADVMLVTALRDGMNLVAKEYVTARTNNDGALVLSEFAGAADQLKQALVMNPHDIDGLKDTIMRAVDMQPAEASRRMRSMRKQILDHDVDLWSADFLAALKEKVVRDDS is encoded by the coding sequence ATGCATACTACGCACCGTGAAAAACCCGACGCAGAGGCTGGGGGGCAGCCCACGCCGGAAGGCAACCACGCGGCAGCCTCACTCTATGACTTCATGGTGGTGTCCAACCGGCTGCCGGTTGACCGCTGCGCGCCGGAGGACAGCGGATGTGAGGACGGCTGGCGCCGCTCACCGGGCGGCCTAGTTACTGCGCTGGCACCAATGATGACGAAGACGGACGGCGCATGGGTGGGCTGGCACGGGGCACCGGATGAGACCATCACGCCGTTCAGCCATGGCGGCATGGACCTCGTCCCCGTGCAGCTGAGCAACGACGACGTCGAGCTCTACTATGAGGGCTTCTCCAACGCCACCCTGTGGCCGCTGTACCACGACGTCATCGCACCGCCGGAATTCCACCGGACATGGTGGGACTCCTACCGGAAGGTCAACCGGCGGTTCGCCGACGCAGTCGTTCAGCACGCCGACCACGGGGCCACAATCTGGGTGCAGGACTATCAGCTGCAGCTGGTCCCGAAAATGCTTCGTGAGGCACGCCCCGACCTGAAGATCGGATTCTTCAACCACATCCCGTTCCCACCGCCGGAAATCTTCGCCCAGCTTCCCTGGCGCCGGGCGATCATTGACGGCCTGCTGGGCGCGGACCTCGTAGGCTTCCAGCGCAGCAGCGACGCGGGCAACTTCATGCGTTCGGCCCGGCGCTTCCTGGGCGCGAGCGTCAAACAGCAGCAGGTGCACGTCAAGGGCGCTAACGGCGAAACCACCCACATTGCCCGCGCGCAGGCTTTCCCCATCTCCATCGACGTCAAGCAGATCAGCGAACTGGCCCGCAAACCCGAGATCATCGAACGCGCCCAGCAGATCCGTAGGGACCTCGGCAGCCCGAAGACCATCCTCCTCGGCGTCGACCGCTTGGACTACACCAAGGGCATCCGGCACCGGCTCAAGGCCTATGAGGAGCTGCTTGCCGACGGCAAAGTCACGGTGGAGGACGCAGCACTGATCCAGGTGGCGAGCCCCAGCCGCGAGCGCGTGGAACAATACCGCCTGCTGCGGGAGGAGGTCGAGGGCACCGTGGGCCATATCAACGGCACCTACGACACCATGCAGAACACCGCCGTCCGCTACCTGCACCACAGCTACCCCGTCGAGGAGATGGTGGCGCTGTACCTGGCCGCCGACGTCATGCTGGTCACCGCGCTGCGCGACGGCATGAACCTGGTGGCCAAGGAGTACGTGACTGCCCGGACCAACAACGACGGCGCCTTGGTGCTCAGCGAGTTCGCCGGCGCCGCCGACCAGCTCAAGCAGGCACTCGTAATGAACCCGCACGACATCGACGGCCTTAAGGACACCATCATGCGGGCCGTCGACATGCAGCCTGCCGAGGCATCCCGCCGGATGCGGTCCATGCGCAAGCAGATCCTCGACCACGACGTCGACCTTTGGTCGGCTGACTTCCTGGCAGCACTCAAAGAGAAAGTGGTCCGTGATGACTCGTGA